The Cynocephalus volans isolate mCynVol1 chromosome 2, mCynVol1.pri, whole genome shotgun sequence genome window below encodes:
- the SFTPD gene encoding pulmonary surfactant-associated protein D: MLLLLLSVLLLLTQPLRYLGAEMKTYSQRAVTNACTLVMCSPTENGLPGRDGRDGREGPRGEKGDQGLPGAVGRSGMPGPAGPVGPKGDNGSAGEPGPKGDSGPRGPPGLPGIPGPAGREGPSGNQGNIGPQGKPGPKGETGPKGEVGAPGMHGTAGTRGPMGLKGEKGAPGERGDPGNAGAAGPSGAVGPQGTPGARGPSGLKGDRGIPGDKGSKGDSGLADIAALRQQVEALQRQVQQLQAAFSQYKKVELFPNGRGVGEKIFKTAGFETPHEAAQQVCRQAGGQLASPRSAAENAALQQLVTAQNKAAFLSVTDTKMEGNFTYPTGEPLVYSNWAPGEPNNNGGAENCVEIFTNGKWNDKSCGEQRLVVCEF; the protein is encoded by the exons atgctgctcctcctcctctctgtgcTGCTCCTGCTCACACAGCCCCTGAGGTATCTGGGCGCAGAAATGAAGACCTATTCCCAGAGAGCAGTTACCAATGCCTGCACCCTGGTCATGTGTAGCCCCACGGAAAATGGCCTGCCTGGTCGCGATGGACGGGATGGGAGAGAGGGCCCCCGGGGCGAGAAGGGAGATCAAG GTTTGCCAGGAGCTGTAGGGCGATCAGGGATGCCTGGACCAGCTGGCCCAGTTGGACCCAAAGGTGACAATGGCTCTGCTGGAGAACCTGGACCTAAGGGAGACTCTGGACCACGTG GACCTCCAGGACTTCCAGGTATACCTGGTCCAGCTGGAAGAGAGGGTCCCTCAGGGAATCAAGGGAACATAGGACCTCAAGGAAAACCAGGTCCAAAAGGAGAGACTGGGCCCAAAG GAGAAGTAGGCGCCCCAGGCATGCATGGCACTGCAGGGACAAGAGGCCCCATGGGCCTTAAAGGAGAGAAAGGTGCCCCTGGTGAGCGTGGAGACCCTGGAAATGCTGGGGCAGCAG GGCCTTCTGGAGCTGTGGGTCCACAGGGAACTCCGGGTGCCAGGGGACCCTCAGGACTCAAGGGGGACAGAGGCATTCCCGGTGACAAAGGCTCCAAGGGAGACAGTGGACTTGCAG ACATTGCTGCTCTGAGGCAGCAAGTGGAGGCCTTACAGAGACAGGTACAGCAGCTCCAGGCTGCCTTCTCTCAGTATAAGAAAG TTGAGCTCTTTCCCAATGGCCGAGGTGTTGGGGAGAAGATCTTCAAGACAGCAGGCTTTGAAACTCCTCATGAGGCTGCACAGCAGGTTTGCAGGCAGGCTGGTGGTCAGTTGGCTTCCCCACGCTCTGCAGCTGAGAATGCCGCCTTGCAACAGCTGGTCACAGCCCAGAACAAGGCTGCTTTCCTGAGTGTGACTGACACCAAGATGGAGGGCAATTTCACCTACCCCACAGGGGAGCCCCTGGTCTATTCCAACTGGGCCCCAGGAGAACCCAACAACAACGGAGGGGCAGAGAACTGTGTGGAGATCTTCACCAATGGCAAGTGGAATGACAAGTCTTGCGGAGAGCAGCGCCTTGTGGTCTGCGAGTTCTGA